The Paraburkholderia sabiae genome includes a region encoding these proteins:
- a CDS encoding indolepyruvate ferredoxin oxidoreductase family protein — MNAPDRAVSSEVSELSELSSVTLEDKYTLEKGRVYISGTQALVRLPMLQKARDLKAGLNTAGFISGYRGSPLGALDQSLWKAKKHLQANDVVFQPGVNEDLAATAVWGTQQINLWPGATRDGVFGMWYGKGPGVDRTGDVFKHANSAGSDARGGVLVLAGDDHAAKSSSVAHQSEHAFIAAGIPVLYPANVQEYLDYGLHGWAMSRYSGLWVAMKCVTDVIESTASIDLDPDRVEIVTPTDYAMPEGGLNIRWPDSPLAQEARLLDEKWYAALAYIRANKLNRVVIDSDKPRFGIITAGKAYLDVRQALSDLGLDDETCAKIGLRVLKVGCVWPLDAQDARAFATGLEEILVVEEKRQILEYALKEELYNWREDVRPKIYGKFDERDNEGGEWSVPRGDWLLPAHYELSPALIAKAIARRLARADLPEDVRARMLARVAIIEAKEREAAKPRVAVERKPWFCSGCPHNTSTNVPEGSRALAGIGCHYMSMWMDRKTETFSQMGGEGVAWIGQMHFSGDKHVFVNLGDGTYFHSGLLAIRAAIAANANITYKVLYNDAVAMTGGQPVDGVLTVPQIAHQVHAEGAKRIVIVTDEPEKYHSGIVLPNGVDVHHRDQLDTVQRTLRDMPGTTVLIYDQTCATEKRRRRKRGTYPDPARRAFINDAVCEGCGDCSVKSNCLSVEPLDTPLGTKRKINQSSCNKDFSCVNGFCPSFVTAEGAQLRKPKAASGDKSAGKPDFDALPMPSLPALAKPYGILVTGVGGTGVVTIGGLIGMAAHIERKGVTVLDMAGLAQKGGAVLSHVQLASAPDALHATRIATGEARLVIGCDAIVSASNDVLSRTQHGVTVAAINSGATPTAEFVKNPKWTFPGTQTEAELRDSIGEGCAFIDANALALTLLGDTIYSNPLLLGFAWQKGWLPLQLSSLLRAIELNAVAVEKNQQAFNWGRYIAQHGDAAVRALVKPAAAPQAIVMQMPESLDKLIASREVLLTAYQNDAYARRYRRVVDGIRAKEMEIGGHSKLPLTRAVATNLAKLMAYKDEYEVARLYADPAYLEKLRQQFEGEPGRDYKLSFYLAPPMFAKRDERGHLQKKRFGPWMLSAFRVLARMKGLRGTALDVFGKTAERRGERQLIADYIALVDEFCATLDFERLPVALQLASLPDDIRGFGHVKERNLLAAATKKERLVGEYRKTPEQLTASA; from the coding sequence ATCTGCAGGCCAACGACGTCGTCTTTCAGCCGGGCGTCAACGAAGACCTCGCCGCGACGGCCGTCTGGGGCACGCAGCAGATCAACCTGTGGCCGGGCGCGACGCGCGACGGCGTGTTCGGCATGTGGTACGGCAAAGGCCCGGGCGTCGACCGCACAGGCGACGTGTTCAAGCACGCGAACTCCGCGGGGAGCGACGCGCGCGGCGGCGTGCTCGTGCTGGCGGGCGACGATCACGCGGCGAAGTCGTCGTCGGTTGCGCATCAGTCGGAGCACGCGTTTATCGCGGCGGGCATTCCCGTGCTGTATCCCGCGAACGTGCAGGAGTATCTCGACTACGGCCTGCACGGCTGGGCGATGAGTCGCTACTCGGGCCTGTGGGTCGCGATGAAGTGCGTGACGGACGTGATCGAATCGACGGCATCGATCGATCTCGATCCCGACCGCGTCGAAATCGTCACGCCGACCGACTACGCGATGCCCGAAGGCGGCCTAAATATCCGCTGGCCCGACTCGCCGCTCGCGCAGGAAGCGCGGCTGCTCGACGAGAAGTGGTACGCGGCGCTCGCCTATATCCGCGCGAACAAGCTGAACCGCGTCGTGATCGATTCCGACAAGCCGCGCTTCGGCATTATCACTGCGGGCAAGGCGTATCTCGACGTGCGTCAGGCGCTGAGCGATCTCGGTCTCGACGACGAGACCTGCGCGAAGATCGGTCTGCGCGTGCTGAAGGTGGGCTGCGTGTGGCCGCTCGATGCGCAGGACGCGCGCGCATTCGCGACGGGTCTGGAAGAGATTCTCGTCGTCGAAGAAAAGCGCCAGATTCTCGAATATGCGCTGAAGGAAGAGCTGTACAACTGGCGCGAGGACGTGCGCCCGAAGATCTACGGCAAGTTCGACGAACGCGACAACGAAGGCGGCGAATGGTCGGTGCCGCGCGGCGACTGGCTGCTGCCCGCGCATTACGAACTGTCGCCCGCGCTGATCGCGAAGGCGATCGCGCGCCGCCTCGCGCGCGCCGATCTGCCCGAAGACGTGCGCGCACGCATGCTCGCGCGCGTCGCGATCATCGAGGCGAAAGAGCGCGAAGCGGCGAAGCCGCGCGTCGCCGTCGAGCGCAAGCCGTGGTTCTGCTCGGGCTGTCCGCACAACACGTCGACGAACGTGCCGGAAGGTTCGCGCGCGCTCGCGGGTATCGGTTGTCACTACATGTCGATGTGGATGGACCGCAAGACGGAGACGTTCAGCCAGATGGGCGGCGAAGGCGTCGCGTGGATTGGCCAGATGCATTTTTCCGGTGACAAGCACGTGTTCGTGAATCTCGGCGACGGCACGTATTTCCATTCGGGTCTGCTCGCGATTCGCGCGGCCATCGCGGCGAACGCCAACATCACGTACAAGGTTCTCTACAACGACGCCGTCGCGATGACGGGCGGCCAGCCCGTCGACGGCGTGCTGACCGTGCCGCAGATCGCGCATCAGGTGCATGCGGAAGGCGCGAAACGCATCGTCATTGTCACCGACGAGCCTGAGAAGTATCACTCGGGCATCGTGCTGCCGAATGGTGTCGACGTGCATCATCGCGATCAGCTGGATACCGTTCAGCGCACGCTGCGCGACATGCCCGGCACCACCGTGCTGATCTATGACCAGACGTGCGCAACGGAGAAGCGCCGCCGTCGCAAGCGCGGCACGTATCCCGATCCGGCGCGCCGCGCGTTCATCAACGACGCCGTGTGCGAAGGCTGCGGCGATTGCTCGGTGAAATCGAACTGCCTGTCCGTCGAGCCGCTCGATACGCCGCTCGGCACGAAGCGCAAGATCAATCAGTCGTCGTGCAACAAGGATTTTTCGTGCGTGAACGGCTTCTGTCCGAGCTTCGTCACGGCGGAAGGGGCGCAGCTTCGTAAGCCTAAAGCTGCCAGCGGCGATAAGAGCGCAGGCAAGCCGGATTTCGACGCGCTGCCGATGCCTTCGCTGCCCGCGCTCGCCAAACCGTACGGCATTCTCGTGACGGGCGTCGGCGGAACGGGTGTCGTGACGATCGGCGGACTGATCGGCATGGCGGCGCATATCGAGCGCAAGGGCGTCACCGTGCTCGACATGGCGGGCCTCGCGCAGAAAGGCGGCGCAGTGCTGAGCCACGTGCAGCTCGCGTCCGCACCCGACGCGCTGCATGCGACGCGCATCGCGACGGGCGAAGCGCGGCTCGTGATCGGCTGCGATGCGATCGTGTCGGCATCGAACGATGTGCTGTCGCGCACGCAGCACGGCGTGACGGTGGCCGCGATCAACAGCGGCGCGACGCCGACAGCCGAGTTCGTCAAAAACCCGAAGTGGACTTTCCCCGGCACGCAGACGGAAGCGGAACTGCGCGACAGCATCGGCGAAGGATGCGCGTTCATCGATGCCAACGCGCTCGCGCTGACGCTGCTCGGCGACACGATCTACAGCAATCCGCTGCTGCTGGGTTTTGCGTGGCAAAAGGGCTGGCTGCCGCTACAGCTGTCGAGCCTGCTGCGCGCGATCGAACTGAACGCCGTGGCCGTCGAGAAGAATCAGCAGGCGTTCAACTGGGGCCGCTACATCGCGCAGCATGGCGACGCCGCCGTTCGCGCGCTCGTCAAACCGGCTGCCGCGCCGCAGGCGATCGTCATGCAGATGCCCGAGTCGCTCGACAAGCTGATCGCGTCGCGCGAAGTGCTGCTGACGGCTTATCAGAATGACGCGTATGCGCGGCGTTATCGGCGGGTTGTCGACGGGATTCGCGCGAAGGAAATGGAAATCGGCGGGCATTCGAAGCTGCCGCTGACGCGCGCCGTCGCGACGAATCTCGCGAAGCTGATGGCGTACAAGGACGAGTACGAAGTCGCGCGCCTTTACGCCGATCCCGCTTATCTGGAGAAATTGCGTCAGCAGTTCGAGGGCGAACCGGGCCGCGATTACAAGCTGAGCTTCTACCTCGCGCCGCCGATGTTCGCGAAGCGCGACGAACGCGGACATCTGCAGAAGAAGCGTTTCGGTCCGTGGATGCTGTCCGCGTTCCGTGTTCTCGCACGCATGAAAGGACTGCGCGGCACGGCGCTCGACGTGTTCGGTAAAACGGCCGAGCGTCGTGGCGAGCGGCAACTGATTGCGGACTACATCGCGCTCGTCGACGAGTTTTGCGCGACGCTCGATTTCGAACGTCTGCCCGTGGCGCTGCAACTGGCCAGCCTGCCCGACGATATCCGCGGCTTCGGCCACGTGAAGGAGCGCAATCTGCTGGCAGCGGCGACGAAGAAGGAACGGCTGGTCGGCGAGTACCGGAAAACGCCGGAGCAACTGACAGCAAGCGCGTGA
- a CDS encoding TonB-dependent receptor — protein MPTTDSSRPRVRPLPAAVRHLFACAAVPLTMGFAVTAHAQSDAAPSNGAAANTLPAVKVQGTADTLPGDFAPTYSGGQIARGGQFGVLGNQKLSDVPFSMTSYTSKAIEDSQAQSVGDLLAHDPAVRPAYGFGNFSEVFVIRGFQLNGDDVSLNGLYGITPRQLVSVDVLERVDVFKGANAFLNGASPTGSSIGGGINLELKRADDKPLTRVTVDGSASGQIGTHVDVGRRFGSEGQFGIRVNGSIDGGETSIDDEFRHNQTTAVSLDWRGDKLRLYGDFLYQRKNIDQGRSTVSVTGDIVPEPPSATHNFAQPWTQSTLEDTVGILRAEYDFLPGWTAYASGGVHRSHEDGTYSSPTFNAVTGTTASRGDILRTTNAQSAEVGVRGRFATGPVTHMVSAGAAITSLVDREAFAFSTSFPTSLYGGGIVPEPATNGFVAGSFSDPGLADHILTRSVALSDTLGFLNDRVLFTIGARHQQLHQNNYTVGTDQISSTFDQSINTPIFGLVVKPTNEISLFANRAESLAAGQTAPFGAANVGQTLSPRRSKQYEVGAKYDTNHFGGELALFQIEQPTAYTDSTTNVFGTNGTQRHRGIELSVYGEPVKGVRVLAGATLLNAKQLDTNGGLTDGYRPIGVPSYLFNLGGEYDLPWVQGLTFTAAWIHTGNQYLDAANKLSIPAWDRFDLGARYTTSVLKHTTTFRATVENVTNKAYWSSTTGAYLTQGKPRTFLMSLTTDF, from the coding sequence ATGCCCACCACCGATTCGTCGCGCCCGCGCGTGCGGCCGCTGCCTGCCGCTGTCCGTCATCTCTTTGCCTGCGCAGCCGTGCCGCTGACGATGGGTTTCGCCGTCACCGCTCACGCACAGTCCGATGCCGCGCCGTCGAATGGCGCCGCTGCGAACACGCTGCCCGCCGTCAAGGTGCAAGGCACGGCCGACACGCTGCCCGGCGATTTCGCGCCGACCTATTCGGGCGGTCAGATCGCGCGCGGCGGGCAGTTCGGCGTGCTCGGCAACCAGAAGCTCAGCGACGTGCCGTTCAGCATGACCAGCTACACGTCGAAGGCGATCGAAGACTCGCAGGCGCAGTCGGTCGGCGATCTGCTCGCGCACGATCCCGCTGTGCGTCCCGCTTACGGCTTCGGCAACTTTTCGGAAGTGTTCGTGATTCGCGGCTTCCAGCTGAACGGCGACGACGTGTCGCTGAACGGTCTGTACGGCATCACGCCGCGCCAGCTCGTCTCCGTCGACGTGCTCGAACGCGTCGATGTGTTCAAGGGCGCGAATGCCTTCCTGAACGGCGCATCGCCGACGGGCTCGTCGATCGGCGGCGGCATCAATCTCGAACTCAAGCGTGCCGACGACAAACCGCTCACGCGCGTGACCGTCGACGGCAGCGCATCCGGCCAGATCGGCACGCATGTGGACGTGGGCCGCCGCTTCGGCAGCGAAGGCCAGTTCGGTATTCGTGTGAACGGTTCGATCGACGGCGGCGAAACCAGCATCGACGACGAATTCCGCCACAACCAGACGACGGCCGTTTCGCTCGACTGGCGCGGCGACAAGCTGCGTCTGTACGGCGACTTCCTGTATCAGCGCAAGAACATCGACCAGGGCCGCTCGACCGTTTCCGTGACGGGCGACATCGTCCCCGAACCGCCGTCGGCCACGCACAACTTCGCGCAGCCGTGGACGCAGAGCACGCTCGAAGACACGGTCGGCATCCTGCGCGCCGAGTACGACTTCCTGCCGGGCTGGACGGCCTACGCGAGCGGCGGCGTGCATCGCTCGCACGAAGACGGCACGTATTCGTCGCCGACGTTCAATGCGGTGACGGGCACGACGGCGTCGCGCGGCGACATCCTGCGCACGACCAACGCGCAATCGGCGGAAGTCGGCGTGCGCGGGCGCTTCGCGACGGGCCCTGTGACGCATATGGTGTCGGCGGGCGCGGCGATCACGAGCCTCGTCGATCGCGAAGCGTTCGCCTTCAGCACCTCCTTCCCGACCAGCCTGTACGGCGGCGGCATCGTGCCCGAGCCGGCGACGAACGGCTTCGTCGCCGGCAGCTTCTCGGATCCCGGCCTCGCGGATCATATCCTGACGCGCAGCGTCGCCCTGTCCGACACGCTCGGATTCCTGAACGACCGCGTGCTGTTCACGATCGGCGCGCGTCACCAGCAGCTGCATCAGAACAACTACACGGTCGGCACGGACCAGATTTCGAGCACGTTCGACCAGTCGATCAACACGCCGATCTTCGGTCTCGTCGTGAAGCCGACCAACGAGATCTCGCTGTTCGCGAACCGCGCGGAATCGCTCGCTGCGGGTCAGACGGCGCCGTTCGGCGCGGCCAACGTCGGCCAGACGTTGTCGCCGCGCCGCTCGAAGCAATACGAAGTGGGCGCGAAGTACGACACGAACCACTTCGGCGGCGAACTCGCGCTGTTCCAGATCGAGCAGCCGACGGCCTACACGGACAGCACGACCAACGTGTTCGGCACGAACGGCACGCAGCGTCATCGCGGGATCGAGTTGTCGGTGTATGGCGAGCCGGTCAAGGGCGTGCGCGTGCTGGCGGGCGCGACGCTGCTCAACGCGAAGCAGCTCGACACGAACGGCGGTCTGACGGACGGCTATCGTCCGATCGGCGTGCCGTCGTATCTGTTCAATCTGGGCGGCGAATACGATCTGCCGTGGGTGCAGGGCCTGACGTTCACGGCTGCCTGGATCCACACGGGCAACCAGTACCTGGACGCAGCGAACAAGCTGTCGATTCCGGCCTGGGACCGCTTCGATCTCGGCGCGCGCTACACGACCAGCGTGCTCAAGCACACGACGACGTTCCGCGCGACCGTCGAGAACGTGACCAACAAGGCCTACTGGTCGTCGACGACGGGCGCTTACCTGACTCAGGGCAAGCCGCGCACGTTCCTGATGTCGTTGACCACGGACTTCTGA
- a CDS encoding PepSY-associated TM helix domain-containing protein, with translation MRTDLLRVYKTVHTWTGVICGLALFICFYAGAITMFKDQLIDWTTPPARVGQLIRVDDSPKLIEQVLATQPDARKMLSLRFHDRDHAWLTWPTHGRTERATATFDANGQLHVETTHPSDVAQFVNVLHMTAGVPGGFNVGMGVMGVVSLLYGLALVSGVIVLLPTLIKDLFVLRIGKNLKRMWLDAHNVVGILSLPFHLVMALSVVGFGLHDYIYSAQDKLIYDGKLQPMLVAQNPFFGKAPARPDEDASTLLAPVALIDKVRAQAPGFEPEELTWRRAGQPGATVFVRGDDPHYLARSGGFALMDPVSGEFVNRKFLPGDGNGDNWSATTSAIYALHFGSYGGAPIQWGYFLLGLAGAFLFYSGNLLWIESRRKTQRAENQSVAQRRSAYFLASLTVGVALGCINGIALSLVAAKWLNGHVADMHAWHASIYYTVFLACIAWAFVRGAPRAAVELLMLATLTTLALPLTSLAGWLFPSTNGWAGGSEGALAVDIVATLGAACYAWMWRATARRVSMGRTDSVWFDRSRQKSVVNDIRNVRGLP, from the coding sequence ATGCGTACCGATCTCCTACGCGTCTACAAGACCGTGCATACGTGGACGGGCGTGATCTGCGGTCTCGCGCTGTTCATCTGTTTCTACGCGGGCGCGATCACGATGTTCAAGGATCAGCTGATCGACTGGACGACGCCGCCCGCGCGCGTCGGTCAGCTGATTCGCGTCGACGATTCGCCGAAGCTGATCGAGCAGGTGCTCGCGACGCAACCCGATGCGCGCAAGATGCTGTCGCTGCGTTTTCACGACCGCGATCACGCGTGGCTCACATGGCCGACGCACGGCCGCACAGAGCGCGCGACGGCCACGTTCGATGCGAACGGCCAGCTTCACGTCGAAACCACTCATCCGTCCGATGTCGCGCAGTTCGTCAACGTGCTGCACATGACGGCGGGCGTGCCGGGCGGCTTCAACGTCGGCATGGGCGTGATGGGCGTGGTGTCGCTGCTGTACGGGCTGGCGCTGGTGTCGGGCGTGATCGTGCTGCTGCCGACGCTCATCAAGGATCTGTTCGTGCTGCGCATCGGCAAGAACCTGAAGCGGATGTGGCTCGACGCGCACAATGTGGTCGGCATTCTGAGTCTGCCGTTTCATCTGGTGATGGCGCTGTCGGTGGTGGGCTTCGGCTTGCACGATTACATCTACAGCGCGCAGGACAAGCTGATCTACGACGGCAAGCTGCAACCGATGCTCGTCGCGCAGAATCCGTTCTTCGGCAAAGCGCCCGCCAGGCCCGATGAGGACGCGTCGACACTGCTCGCGCCCGTCGCACTGATCGACAAGGTGCGGGCGCAGGCACCCGGCTTCGAGCCGGAAGAGTTGACATGGCGGCGCGCGGGACAGCCCGGCGCGACGGTATTCGTGCGCGGCGACGATCCGCATTACCTCGCGCGCAGCGGCGGCTTCGCGCTGATGGACCCGGTGAGCGGCGAGTTCGTGAACCGCAAGTTCCTGCCCGGCGACGGCAACGGCGACAACTGGTCAGCAACGACGAGCGCAATCTACGCGCTGCATTTCGGCAGCTACGGCGGTGCGCCGATTCAATGGGGCTACTTCCTGCTCGGGCTCGCAGGCGCGTTCCTGTTCTATTCGGGCAATCTGCTGTGGATCGAGAGTCGGCGCAAGACGCAGCGCGCGGAGAACCAGAGCGTCGCGCAGCGGCGGTCGGCGTATTTTCTGGCGTCGCTGACGGTGGGCGTGGCGCTGGGCTGCATCAACGGCATTGCGTTGAGCCTCGTGGCCGCGAAGTGGCTAAACGGCCATGTCGCCGATATGCACGCGTGGCACGCGTCGATCTACTACACGGTGTTTCTCGCGTGCATCGCGTGGGCGTTCGTGCGCGGCGCGCCGCGCGCAGCCGTCGAACTGTTGATGCTCGCTACGTTGACGACGCTTGCGTTGCCGCTGACGAGCCTCGCCGGCTGGCTCTTTCCGTCGACGAACGGGTGGGCGGGCGGCAGCGAAGGCGCGCTTGCCGTCGATATCGTCGCGACGCTGGGCGCCGCGTGCTACGCGTGGATGTGGCGCGCGACGGCCAGACGCGTGTCGATGGGGCGCACCGACAGCGTCTGGTTCGACCGCTCGCGTCAGAAGTCCGTGGTCAACGACATCAGGAACGTGCGCGGCTTGCCCTGA
- a CDS encoding helix-turn-helix domain-containing protein has product MHKLFEALDLPFGKYVLQQRLARCRDELLNPILSGLSIEQIAYHNGFNDAAHFSRRFRDCYGVSPRAYRKRESDA; this is encoded by the coding sequence GTGCACAAGCTGTTCGAAGCGCTCGATCTGCCATTCGGCAAGTACGTACTGCAGCAACGGCTCGCGCGATGCCGCGATGAATTGCTCAACCCGATTCTGTCCGGTTTGTCGATCGAGCAGATTGCGTATCACAACGGCTTCAACGACGCCGCGCATTTCAGCCGACGCTTTCGGGATTGCTACGGCGTGTCGCCGCGCGCGTACCGGAAGCGCGAAAGCGACGCCTGA
- a CDS encoding AraC-like ligand-binding domain-containing protein, which yields MPDSSAFRLPFRLPYAPKLFPMPTSGIDELKRSLDYIVMPGELLFDGAAAQDELRACRLTGGGVLATAHMGRQEVRHDNDHLRWLTGDDVVVLLALAGCGAVTQQGCTLPFAKGDITFRRVRVPSVARIDEPTHLLIVRLPIARFLGQAVSRHAAFRPQRADASSGIVSARSRCAGFN from the coding sequence ATGCCCGACAGTTCCGCGTTTCGTCTGCCGTTTCGTCTGCCTTATGCGCCGAAGCTGTTCCCGATGCCGACGAGCGGCATCGACGAACTGAAGCGTTCGCTCGATTACATCGTGATGCCGGGCGAGCTGCTGTTCGACGGCGCTGCCGCGCAGGACGAATTGCGCGCCTGCCGTCTGACGGGCGGCGGCGTGCTGGCGACGGCGCACATGGGCCGTCAGGAAGTGCGGCACGACAACGATCATCTGCGCTGGCTGACGGGCGACGATGTGGTCGTGCTGCTGGCGCTCGCCGGGTGCGGCGCCGTTACGCAGCAAGGCTGCACGCTGCCGTTCGCTAAAGGCGACATTACGTTTCGGCGTGTGCGTGTGCCGTCCGTCGCACGTATCGACGAACCGACGCATCTGCTGATCGTTCGTCTGCCTATCGCGCGATTTCTGGGTCAGGCGGTGTCGCGGCATGCTGCGTTTCGTCCGCAACGCGCCGACGCGTCGTCGGGCATCGTCAGCGCGCGCAGCCGCTGCGCTGGGTTCAACTGA
- a CDS encoding aldolase: protein MSEQDPNKVNDGLVDEMARKLDQGAWDSRQKIALTCRMLAHEGHSETLAGQITVRESDGTFLTTAMAYGFDEATRSNVIRIDDEMNVIEGRGMANPAIRFHLWIYRRRPDVNCIVHTHPPYVNALSMTGRPLEVAHMDATPFHDDCAFLREWPGLPIGDSEGEIISSALGNKRVILLANHGFLAATSSLEESAYLSVLIERAARGQILAQSLGELQPIDPERAKESHDFLLLPSIVKSSFALFARRVVKREPDVLF, encoded by the coding sequence ATGAGTGAACAGGACCCCAACAAAGTGAACGACGGTCTCGTCGACGAAATGGCGCGCAAGCTCGATCAGGGCGCGTGGGACTCGCGTCAGAAAATCGCGCTGACGTGCCGGATGCTCGCGCACGAAGGACATTCGGAAACGCTCGCCGGTCAGATCACGGTGCGCGAGTCCGACGGCACGTTTCTGACCACGGCGATGGCGTACGGCTTCGACGAGGCGACGCGCAGCAACGTGATTCGAATCGACGACGAGATGAACGTGATCGAAGGGCGCGGCATGGCGAACCCGGCGATCCGCTTTCATCTGTGGATCTACCGGCGGCGGCCCGACGTCAATTGCATCGTGCACACGCATCCGCCGTATGTGAACGCGCTGTCGATGACGGGACGTCCGCTCGAAGTCGCGCACATGGACGCCACGCCGTTCCACGACGACTGCGCGTTTCTGCGCGAATGGCCCGGCTTGCCGATCGGCGATAGCGAAGGCGAGATCATTTCGTCGGCGCTCGGCAACAAGCGCGTGATTCTGCTCGCCAATCACGGCTTTCTGGCCGCGACGTCGTCGCTCGAAGAGTCGGCGTATCTGTCGGTGCTGATCGAACGCGCGGCGCGCGGCCAGATTCTGGCGCAGTCGCTTGGAGAGTTGCAGCCGATCGATCCCGAACGCGCGAAGGAATCGCACGACTTCCTGCTGCTGCCGAGCATCGTCAAGTCGAGCTTTGCGCTCTTCGCGCGACGTGTCGTCAAACGGGAGCCGGACGTGCTTTTCTGA
- a CDS encoding MFS transporter — protein MSTPARARWPYVFVSAFLGTAIEQYDFLLYGTASALVFNRLFFPNLDPLVGTIASLGTYAAGYFARGAGALICGHFGDRIGRKTLLMVTLLVMGVASTLVGCLPTYAQIGIWAPILLTTLRVLQGFAIGGEQSGAIVLGVESAPAHRRALYGSWSNAGSYGGVLLSTGALLLTSLLPEPAFLSWGWRLPFLFSAVLVVIGLVGRARLPETVEFAQLQARHGVARFPLGVLLREHTRAVAIVFMARLGEITWSVFVVLFAVAYVTVQLKLPKSVILGAIMSGAALGVFMVPLFAALSDRIGRKPIYLAGLIACALYVWPFFALLDTRDTLWISVAVVIALGVVHPMMYGPQGGFFADMFDVRVRFSGVSIGAIGAIVGGGINPLICSSLLAQGHGNPHGVATYITASALVAACFTLFAPRRPDDSAHRAQDMSANPLSDAHSA, from the coding sequence ATGTCCACGCCCGCCCGCGCCCGCTGGCCGTATGTGTTCGTCTCCGCGTTTCTCGGAACGGCAATCGAGCAGTACGATTTTCTTCTCTATGGCACGGCCTCGGCGCTGGTGTTCAACCGGCTCTTTTTCCCGAATCTGGATCCGCTCGTCGGCACGATCGCGTCGCTCGGCACTTACGCAGCCGGCTATTTCGCGCGCGGCGCGGGGGCGCTGATCTGCGGGCATTTCGGCGACCGGATCGGCCGCAAGACCTTGCTGATGGTCACGCTACTGGTGATGGGCGTGGCGTCGACGCTCGTCGGCTGTCTGCCGACTTACGCGCAAATCGGCATCTGGGCGCCGATCCTGCTGACGACGCTGCGCGTGCTGCAGGGCTTTGCGATCGGCGGCGAGCAGAGCGGGGCGATCGTGCTCGGCGTCGAGAGCGCGCCCGCGCATCGGCGCGCGCTGTACGGCAGCTGGAGCAACGCGGGCAGCTACGGCGGCGTGCTGCTGTCGACAGGCGCGTTGCTGCTGACTTCCCTGCTGCCCGAGCCCGCGTTTCTTTCGTGGGGATGGCGTTTGCCGTTTCTGTTCAGCGCCGTGCTGGTCGTCATCGGGCTGGTTGGCCGCGCGCGTTTGCCGGAGACCGTGGAGTTCGCGCAGTTGCAGGCGCGTCACGGCGTCGCCCGCTTTCCGCTTGGCGTCTTGCTGCGTGAGCACACGCGCGCCGTGGCGATCGTTTTCATGGCGCGGCTCGGTGAAATCACGTGGTCCGTGTTCGTCGTGCTGTTCGCCGTCGCGTATGTCACGGTGCAACTGAAGCTGCCGAAATCCGTGATTCTCGGCGCGATCATGAGCGGCGCGGCGCTCGGCGTGTTCATGGTGCCGCTGTTCGCGGCGCTGTCGGATCGCATCGGACGCAAGCCGATCTATCTTGCCGGGCTGATCGCGTGCGCGCTCTATGTGTGGCCGTTCTTCGCGCTGCTCGATACGCGCGACACGCTGTGGATCAGCGTTGCCGTGGTGATTGCGCTGGGCGTCGTGCATCCGATGATGTACGGGCCGCAAGGCGGCTTTTTCGCCGACATGTTCGACGTGCGCGTGCGCTTTTCGGGTGTGTCGATCGGCGCGATCGGGGCGATTGTCGGCGGCGGGATCAATCCGCTGATCTGCTCGTCGTTGCTCGCGCAAGGACACGGCAATCCGCACGGCGTGGCGACCTACATCACCGCGAGCGCGCTCGTGGCCGCGTGCTTCACGCTGTTCGCGCCGCGACGTCCGGACGATTCCGCGCATCGTGCGCAGGACATGAGCGCGAACCCGCTAAGCGACGCGCACTCCGCGTAA